The Solanum pennellii chromosome 11, SPENNV200 genome contains a region encoding:
- the LOC114074751 gene encoding uncharacterized protein LOC114074751: MPPRRANSSNANTWNANARNANTTRPIPDQEVSNAEFKSSIQMFAQSFAEQNYQRDQAHMNGNGGSIATRVCSHMVADSMDQMNKFLCGVSNLVKIECKNAMLLGDINISRLMTHAQQVEGNKFKEHAKENKKARTGNYDWGGRNLS; the protein is encoded by the exons atgcctcctcgtagagctaattCAAGTAATGCGAACACTTGGAATGCAAATGCAAGAAATGCAAACACAACTCGTCCAATCCcagatcaagaagtctccaatgctgaaTTCAAGAGTTCCATTCAGATGTTTGCTCAGAGTTTCGCCGAACAGAACTATCAGCGGGATCAAGCTCATATGAATGGAAATGGTGGATCGATAGCAACAAGG GTATGCTCTCACATGGTAGCTGACTCCATGgatcagatgaataagttcttgtgtGGAGtgtcaaatttggtgaaaatagAGTGCAAAAATGCTATGTTACTAGGAGATAtcaacatctctaggcttatgactcatgctcagcaggttgagggtaaTAAGTTTAAGGAACATgccaaggagaataagaaggctaggactgggaactatgactggGGTGGTAGAAATCTCTCGTAG